A window of the Natrinema salifodinae genome harbors these coding sequences:
- a CDS encoding alkaline phosphatase PhoX, with amino-acid sequence MVEFTRRKLMATSAAAAIGIGATGAASARDGVDDPDTPGAPRIRGDIKRLATTAHGAEVTGPFVFETGEVLFSLQHPSRDNPAPYDTAAVGVLAGHQFTFNGKSDEFDELEAPRSTAAQGRVQVAGGEYDILVQEGDAINGGTERWGHPQTPDGTDIADFVGSRYGDVGYNPDMNFFVPTDDEGLEGYLFTNNETSPGGISRTPISRGEDGWEADRENAMELENRDSFRELGGTRINCYGDLSPWGTPLSAEEDYSHPRVSGPATVSDVVEAGSGVGVRGAAAFWNRPNPADVSGALSDLFDDAWSPQGSWALGGLEMQAYYLGAEPVDQAVGEDGETENTLDPIGEGYPNRYRYGHIVEIAEPASEEPTPVKHYVFGRAAFECPEVMPDERTVYLTSDGASKGFYKFVADEPIPSYDDRMDVRGTLYAARVTNDQAARNTPPAAVDLEIEWLELGTASNAEIESWIADYDGITQVDYLETHAETDWEADLETALAEADEEVAINGNRDYVTDAEIVEWAAQYEERGPDGVDEDLRRIPFLETRAAAKEIGASVEFRKAEGVDAHDEAEPGDFLYVGISELNDGMSDDEGDIRLERVDGGVVYRAELEAGYDISTLEPVVVGPDASDAESTLDSAPINVDNVMVLDDGRVLLCEDKGSFGRSYPNDALWVYEPPTSLHVDSVAVDHGGTAAVDLTLSSVPDGLAGGRVTVSVEHADVAAITDASYHDALELTAGPTIADDGSAVEFQFADLDDEIEPGAMDVTLASIELEGTGTGTTDITVDVRALDDDDGAAIEPQSRPGVVVTGPSPIGGGSSGRPPTDPDGDGLYEDVNGNGRLDYDDVVTLFDHMDDDSTTLAVDYYDFNENGRIDYDDITDLYDDL; translated from the coding sequence ATGGTCGAATTCACCAGGCGGAAGCTGATGGCGACCTCGGCGGCGGCCGCCATCGGGATCGGAGCGACCGGAGCGGCGAGCGCACGGGACGGCGTCGACGACCCCGACACGCCCGGGGCGCCGCGGATCCGTGGAGACATCAAACGGCTCGCGACCACGGCCCACGGCGCGGAGGTCACCGGGCCGTTCGTGTTCGAGACCGGCGAGGTGCTGTTCAGCCTCCAGCACCCGAGCCGGGACAACCCGGCGCCGTACGACACGGCGGCGGTCGGCGTCCTCGCGGGCCATCAGTTCACGTTCAACGGGAAGAGCGACGAGTTCGACGAGCTGGAAGCGCCTCGATCGACCGCGGCCCAGGGCCGGGTGCAGGTCGCCGGCGGCGAGTACGACATCCTCGTCCAGGAGGGCGACGCGATCAACGGTGGCACGGAGCGCTGGGGACACCCCCAGACGCCCGACGGCACCGACATCGCGGACTTCGTCGGGAGCCGCTACGGCGACGTCGGCTACAACCCCGACATGAACTTCTTCGTCCCGACCGACGACGAGGGGCTCGAGGGCTACCTGTTTACCAACAACGAGACGAGTCCGGGTGGCATCAGCCGGACGCCGATCAGCCGCGGCGAGGACGGCTGGGAGGCCGACCGCGAGAACGCGATGGAACTCGAGAACCGCGATTCGTTCCGCGAACTCGGCGGCACCCGGATCAACTGTTACGGCGACCTGAGCCCCTGGGGAACGCCGCTGTCGGCCGAGGAAGACTACAGTCACCCGCGCGTCTCCGGGCCGGCGACGGTGAGCGACGTCGTCGAGGCGGGCAGCGGCGTCGGCGTCCGCGGCGCGGCGGCGTTCTGGAACCGCCCGAACCCGGCCGACGTGTCGGGCGCGCTGAGCGACCTGTTCGACGATGCCTGGTCCCCGCAGGGGAGCTGGGCGCTGGGCGGCCTCGAGATGCAGGCCTACTACCTCGGCGCCGAGCCGGTCGACCAGGCCGTCGGCGAGGACGGCGAGACCGAAAACACGCTCGACCCCATCGGCGAGGGGTATCCCAACCGCTACCGGTACGGCCACATCGTCGAGATCGCCGAGCCCGCGAGCGAGGAGCCGACGCCGGTCAAACACTACGTCTTCGGGCGAGCAGCCTTCGAGTGCCCCGAGGTCATGCCGGACGAACGGACCGTCTACCTCACCTCCGACGGGGCGAGCAAAGGCTTCTACAAGTTCGTCGCCGACGAGCCGATTCCGAGCTACGACGACCGGATGGACGTCCGCGGCACGCTGTACGCCGCCCGCGTGACCAACGACCAGGCCGCCCGAAATACCCCGCCGGCGGCGGTCGACCTCGAGATCGAGTGGCTCGAACTCGGGACGGCGAGCAACGCCGAGATCGAGTCCTGGATCGCCGACTACGACGGGATCACCCAGGTCGACTACCTCGAGACCCACGCCGAGACCGACTGGGAAGCGGACCTCGAGACCGCCCTGGCGGAGGCCGACGAGGAGGTCGCGATCAACGGCAACCGGGACTACGTTACCGACGCGGAGATCGTCGAGTGGGCCGCCCAGTACGAGGAACGCGGCCCCGACGGCGTCGACGAGGACCTCCGCCGGATTCCGTTCCTCGAGACCCGTGCCGCGGCCAAGGAGATCGGCGCCAGCGTCGAGTTCCGAAAGGCCGAAGGCGTCGACGCCCACGACGAGGCCGAACCCGGCGACTTCCTCTACGTCGGCATCTCCGAACTCAACGACGGGATGAGCGACGACGAGGGCGACATTCGGCTCGAGCGCGTCGACGGCGGCGTCGTCTACCGCGCCGAACTCGAGGCCGGCTACGACATCTCGACGCTCGAACCGGTCGTCGTCGGCCCCGACGCGAGCGACGCGGAGTCGACCCTCGATTCGGCGCCGATCAACGTGGACAACGTGATGGTGCTCGACGACGGTCGCGTCCTCCTCTGCGAGGACAAGGGATCCTTCGGTCGATCCTACCCCAACGACGCGCTGTGGGTCTACGAGCCCCCGACGTCGCTGCACGTCGACTCCGTCGCGGTCGACCACGGCGGGACGGCGGCCGTCGATCTGACGCTGTCGTCGGTCCCGGACGGCCTGGCGGGCGGTCGCGTCACCGTCTCGGTCGAGCACGCCGACGTCGCCGCGATCACCGACGCGAGCTATCACGACGCGCTCGAACTCACCGCCGGCCCGACGATCGCAGACGACGGCTCGGCCGTCGAGTTCCAGTTCGCCGATCTCGACGACGAGATCGAACCCGGCGCGATGGACGTCACGCTCGCGTCGATCGAACTCGAGGGGACCGGCACCGGAACGACGGATATTACGGTCGACGTCCGCGCGTTGGACGACGACGACGGCGCCGCCATCGAACCGCAGTCCCGGCCAGGCGTGGTCGTCACCGGTCCGTCGCCGATCGGCGGGGGCTCCAGCGGCCGTCCGCCGACCGACCCCGACGGCGACGGCCTGTACGAGGACGTCAACGGCAACGGTCGGCTCGACTACGACGACGTCGTCACCCTGTTCGACCACATGGACGACGACTCGACGACCCTCGCCGTCGACTACTACGACTTCAACGAGAACGGGCGTATCGACTACGACGACATCACCGACCTCTACGACGACCTCTGA